Proteins from one Triticum aestivum cultivar Chinese Spring chromosome 7A, IWGSC CS RefSeq v2.1, whole genome shotgun sequence genomic window:
- the LOC123146989 gene encoding uncharacterized protein, which yields MASVFHRSLLDLHQRGSDPRRECARAHQWVAKEEEAKYKAAKDAYELARRKLANFNGPLSHLNRQARDPAAEQPHLRAAALNAAQEEHDRLFTDEKLAKREMESSLLPDFLRVCNSRFLLLQADRVALCSRSA from the exons ATGGCTAGCGTGTTTCATCGTTCTCTCCTTGATCTCCATCAACGTGGTTCGGATCCTCGTCGAGAGTGCGCACGAGCCCACCAATGggtcgccaaggaggaggaggccaagtaCAAGGCCGCCAAAGACGCCTACGAGCTGGCCAGACGCAAGCTCGCGAACTTCAACGGGCCCCTCTCCCACCTCAACCGCCAGGCGCGCGATCCGGCGGCTGAGCAGCCGCACCTTCGTGCGGCGGCTCTGAATGCCGCGCAGGAGGAGCACGACAGGCTCTTCACCGACGAGAAGCTCGCAAAAAGGGAGATGGAAAG TTCTTTGCTCCCAGATTTCTTGCGGGTTTGCAACAGCAGGTTTCTATTACTCCAAGCAGATAGAGTCGCGCTGTGCTCTCGGTCCGCTTGA